A window of Bos taurus isolate L1 Dominette 01449 registration number 42190680 breed Hereford chromosome 8, ARS-UCD2.0, whole genome shotgun sequence contains these coding sequences:
- the R3HCC1 gene encoding R3H and coiled-coil domain-containing protein 1 isoform X1 encodes MPPPGRAVALQLREARVVLGLRGAQASGDPRAAAATRRAAAALPPVTLALLCLDGVFLSTAENDFVQRIQEELDRFLLQKELSKVLLFPPLSSRLRYLIHRTAENFDLLSSFSVGEGWRRRTVICHLDIRLPSSDGFSGPCRPPASHPSKYRGPRKPTASQGAAAGPPGVRAGRWHRGRKPDQALYVPRVLRRQEEGVLPAPAELQGDAPAGGLSEEPGDTGAGNPIADQELLVSVTQATEDQKGPGQGCEKELLPDPLAAEPSESESHAGTGDRSESAAQPEPGLQLDLEEGDETELERSLAAEEEVEEEEVEEEGPGSCPEDDFSELLQEITNNLTQKEIQVEKIHVDTSSFVDELPGEKDFAHVVEIYDFEPVLKTEDLLATFSEFQEKGFKIQWVDDTHALGVFPCPASAAEALTRDFSTLKIRPLTQGARQSKLKALQRPKLLHLAKERPQTNTAVARRLVARALGLQHRKKERPAMEPPAVLRP; translated from the exons ATGCCTCCCCCGGGCCGCGCGGTGGCGCTGCAGCTCCGCGAGGCCAGGGTGGTTCTGGGGCTCAGAGGCGCGCAGGCTTCTGGGGACCCTAGAGCTGCGGCGGCAACGCGCCGGGCGGCCGCG GCTCTCCCACCTGTCACCCTGGCCCTTCTCTGCTTGGACGGCGTCTTCCTCTCCACAGCCGAGAATGACTTCGTGCAGCGCATCCAGGAGGAACTGGACCGCTTCCTGCTGCAGAAGGAGCTGTCAAA GGTCCTCCTCTTTCCCCCACTCTCCAGTCGGCTCCGGTACCTGATCCACAGGACAGCAGAGAATTTTGACCTTTTGAGCAGCTTCTCTGTTGGagagggctggaggaggaggacggTCATCTGTCACCTGGACATCAG GTTACCCAGTTCAGACGGATTCTCTGGCCCCTGCcgccctcctgcctcccaccctaGCAAGTACCGAGGTCCTCGGAAGCCCACCGCAAGCCAGGGAGCGGCTGCTGGTCCCCCAGGGGTGAGGGCCGGCCGGTGGCATCGTGGACGCAAGCCGGACCAGGCCTTGTATGTGCCCCGGGTGCTGCGCCGGCAGGAAGAAGGAGTGCTGCCCGCTCCTGCAGAGCTCCAGGGAGATGCTCCAGCTGGCGGGCTCTCAGAAGAACCAGGAGATACTGGTGCTGGGAACCCCATTGCCGATCAGGAACTTCTCGTGTCGGTGACTCAGGCCACAGAGGACCAAAAAGGCCCTGGTCAAGGCTGTGAGAAAGAGTTGCTGCCAGACCCTTTGGCTGCTGAACCCTCAGAGTCTGAGAGCCACGCAGGGACCGGAGACAGGTCGGAGTCAGCCGCACAGCCGGAGCCCGGGCTGCAGCTGGACTTGGAGGAGGGAGATGAGACTGAGctggagagaagcctggcagcagAGGAGGAAGTGGAAGAGGAAGAGGTGGAAGAGGAGGGACCAGGCAGCTGCCCCGAGGACGATTTCAGTGAACTGCTGCAGGAG ATAACGAACAACCTGACCCAGAAGGAGATTCAGGTAGAGAAGATCCACGTGGACACATCATCCTTTGTAGATGAGCTGCCTGGAGAGAAGGATTTTGCGCACGTGGTGGAGATCTATGACTTTGAGCCGGTGCTCAAGACTGAGGACCTGCTGGCTACCTTCTCTGAGTTCCA AGAGAAGGGGTTCAAGATCCAGTGGGTGGACGACACGCATGCACTCGGCGTCTTCCCCTGCCCAGCTTCAG CTGCCGaggccctgaccagggatttcTCCACACTGAAGATCCGGCCCCTGACGCAGGGAGCCAGGCAGTCCAAGCTGAAGGCCCTGCAGAGGCCAA AGCTTCTGCATCTCGCGAAGGAGAGACCACAGACAAATACAGCCGTGGCCCGGAGGCTGGTGGCCCGGGCCCTGGGGCTCCAACACAGAAAGAAGGAGCGGCCTGCAATGGAGCCTCCTGCCGTTCTGAGGCCCTGA
- the R3HCC1 gene encoding R3H and coiled-coil domain-containing protein 1 isoform X2 translates to MPPPGRAVALQLREARVVLGLRGAQASGDPRAAAATRRAAAALPPVTLALLCLDGVFLSTAENDFVQRIQEELDRFLLQKELSNRLRYLIHRTAENFDLLSSFSVGEGWRRRTVICHLDIRLPSSDGFSGPCRPPASHPSKYRGPRKPTASQGAAAGPPGVRAGRWHRGRKPDQALYVPRVLRRQEEGVLPAPAELQGDAPAGGLSEEPGDTGAGNPIADQELLVSVTQATEDQKGPGQGCEKELLPDPLAAEPSESESHAGTGDRSESAAQPEPGLQLDLEEGDETELERSLAAEEEVEEEEVEEEGPGSCPEDDFSELLQEITNNLTQKEIQVEKIHVDTSSFVDELPGEKDFAHVVEIYDFEPVLKTEDLLATFSEFQEKGFKIQWVDDTHALGVFPCPASAAEALTRDFSTLKIRPLTQGARQSKLKALQRPKLLHLAKERPQTNTAVARRLVARALGLQHRKKERPAMEPPAVLRP, encoded by the exons ATGCCTCCCCCGGGCCGCGCGGTGGCGCTGCAGCTCCGCGAGGCCAGGGTGGTTCTGGGGCTCAGAGGCGCGCAGGCTTCTGGGGACCCTAGAGCTGCGGCGGCAACGCGCCGGGCGGCCGCG GCTCTCCCACCTGTCACCCTGGCCCTTCTCTGCTTGGACGGCGTCTTCCTCTCCACAGCCGAGAATGACTTCGTGCAGCGCATCCAGGAGGAACTGGACCGCTTCCTGCTGCAGAAGGAGCTGTCAAA TCGGCTCCGGTACCTGATCCACAGGACAGCAGAGAATTTTGACCTTTTGAGCAGCTTCTCTGTTGGagagggctggaggaggaggacggTCATCTGTCACCTGGACATCAG GTTACCCAGTTCAGACGGATTCTCTGGCCCCTGCcgccctcctgcctcccaccctaGCAAGTACCGAGGTCCTCGGAAGCCCACCGCAAGCCAGGGAGCGGCTGCTGGTCCCCCAGGGGTGAGGGCCGGCCGGTGGCATCGTGGACGCAAGCCGGACCAGGCCTTGTATGTGCCCCGGGTGCTGCGCCGGCAGGAAGAAGGAGTGCTGCCCGCTCCTGCAGAGCTCCAGGGAGATGCTCCAGCTGGCGGGCTCTCAGAAGAACCAGGAGATACTGGTGCTGGGAACCCCATTGCCGATCAGGAACTTCTCGTGTCGGTGACTCAGGCCACAGAGGACCAAAAAGGCCCTGGTCAAGGCTGTGAGAAAGAGTTGCTGCCAGACCCTTTGGCTGCTGAACCCTCAGAGTCTGAGAGCCACGCAGGGACCGGAGACAGGTCGGAGTCAGCCGCACAGCCGGAGCCCGGGCTGCAGCTGGACTTGGAGGAGGGAGATGAGACTGAGctggagagaagcctggcagcagAGGAGGAAGTGGAAGAGGAAGAGGTGGAAGAGGAGGGACCAGGCAGCTGCCCCGAGGACGATTTCAGTGAACTGCTGCAGGAG ATAACGAACAACCTGACCCAGAAGGAGATTCAGGTAGAGAAGATCCACGTGGACACATCATCCTTTGTAGATGAGCTGCCTGGAGAGAAGGATTTTGCGCACGTGGTGGAGATCTATGACTTTGAGCCGGTGCTCAAGACTGAGGACCTGCTGGCTACCTTCTCTGAGTTCCA AGAGAAGGGGTTCAAGATCCAGTGGGTGGACGACACGCATGCACTCGGCGTCTTCCCCTGCCCAGCTTCAG CTGCCGaggccctgaccagggatttcTCCACACTGAAGATCCGGCCCCTGACGCAGGGAGCCAGGCAGTCCAAGCTGAAGGCCCTGCAGAGGCCAA AGCTTCTGCATCTCGCGAAGGAGAGACCACAGACAAATACAGCCGTGGCCCGGAGGCTGGTGGCCCGGGCCCTGGGGCTCCAACACAGAAAGAAGGAGCGGCCTGCAATGGAGCCTCCTGCCGTTCTGAGGCCCTGA